A stretch of DNA from Hyalangium ruber:
ACCTGCTGCCGCTCATCCGCGCTGGCTACACCGGCCCCGTGCTCCTGCACACCTTCGGGCTCGTGGATCCCCCAGAGGAGCACCTCCGTCGCTCCTATGAGGCCTGGAAGCAGATGGCCGGCGAGGTCGCCGCCACCCTCGCGAGCGAGCGCTGAGCGCTATTCGGTGGCGCGGCCGCCCGAGCTCTCCCAAGGGAACAGGTAGCTCAAGGGCCGATGCACCCGCTCTGCCCAGGAGGACTCGTGGTGCTGTCCCCCCTTGTGCTCGTAGTAGGACAAGTCCTTGCCCTGCACGTAGCCCCGCGACTCCAGCGCCTCCTTCATGTGCTGCGTCGGCGTCAGCGGATCCCTCCGGGTGCCCGCATCGATATAGAACTTCACCGGCACCCGCTCGGGCGATGTCGCCACCTCGCGGATGAGCTCCGAGCCGTTCCACATGAACGAGCTGGAGAGGCAGGCCACCTTCGAGAAGACATCGGGGCGGCGCCTCCCCAGGTAGAAGGAGACCAGTCCGCCCAGCGACGAGCCCATCAGCGCGGTGTCCTCCCGGCCCGGCAGGGTGCGGTAGTTCCCATCTACCCACGGCTTGACGGTCTCGATGAGGAAGCGCCCGTAGAGATCCGCGCCTCCCATCCTGCCGTTGGGAGGCCCCGGCGTGTACTCGAACACGCGCGCGTTGCCCGTGTTGTAGACGCCCACGATGATGACCTCGTCCATGCGCCCCTGCGCGACGAGCGAGTGGCTCGTCCGGTCCGCGCCCCACGACACCCCAGTGAAGGAGGTGGCGTCCTCGAAGGCGTTCTGGCCGTCGTGCATGTAGAGCACGGGGTAGCGCTTGAGCGGGTTCTCCTCGTAGCTCGGCGGCAGCGAGATGACGAGGGTGCGCCGGTTGTCGAGCTGCGGCGAGTGGAAGTCATGCACCTTGTGCAGGGTCCCCACCGGTGGACCGAAGAACGGGTACACGTCCACCGTGGAGCCCGCCCGGAGGTGGTAGTTGCCACCGACGGACCAGGCCCGGTCATCCAGGAGCGGCTTGAACTCCAGTACCCCCGAGGACTTCGGCCACACGTAGGTCCAGACGTGGCCTTGCGTCCACGTGGCCTCCAGCCCCGTGCTCCAGGCCAGGGGCGGCTTGCTGCCACGCAGGGTGATGCGGCGGCCCCAGCCCGCGTCGTAGTGGACCCGGATGACCGAGTCGCCGTTGCCACTTCGTTTCGGCATGGAGAAATCCTTGGTTACTGCGCGAGCTGCCGGAGCGCCCAGTGCGCGGCGCTGCGTACCAGATCGCTCGTGTCCCCGCTGAGTTTCTCCAGCAGGGGCCGGGCGCTCGCGTCCCGGGCGGCGCCCATCGCGTAGATGGCGTTGCGGCGCAGCCCATCGTAGTGCGCGCGCGCCAGCGCCGTGCCGGGGATGAACTTCCTGTACTGCTCGGGGGTGAGCCCCGCC
This window harbors:
- a CDS encoding alpha/beta hydrolase, which produces MPKRSGNGDSVIRVHYDAGWGRRITLRGSKPPLAWSTGLEATWTQGHVWTYVWPKSSGVLEFKPLLDDRAWSVGGNYHLRAGSTVDVYPFFGPPVGTLHKVHDFHSPQLDNRRTLVISLPPSYEENPLKRYPVLYMHDGQNAFEDATSFTGVSWGADRTSHSLVAQGRMDEVIIVGVYNTGNARVFEYTPGPPNGRMGGADLYGRFLIETVKPWVDGNYRTLPGREDTALMGSSLGGLVSFYLGRRRPDVFSKVACLSSSFMWNGSELIREVATSPERVPVKFYIDAGTRRDPLTPTQHMKEALESRGYVQGKDLSYYEHKGGQHHESSWAERVHRPLSYLFPWESSGGRATE